The following are from one region of the Rhodopirellula sp. P2 genome:
- a CDS encoding GIY-YIG nuclease family protein encodes MAKRKGRKRRETSGNDLLAGVLVSDAAAANGPGNRPKKKPAAAPPPSLSTRLVDGFGSDPLDPYGDRPCDMVGAEDSATLQAKVKGQCPPVPGVYGMFDRHGELIYVGKSRSLRHRLMSYFGDAASKEKSGRIIENSRAIQWETQPSDFAAQLRELDLIRRWAPRFNVQGVPQRQRAVYLCLGRKPAETFFLASTPPTSDCVAVEGPFFGLARMRDVIDALNKTFQLRDCSQQTVFQFQDQLSLFDRQPRPGCLRLEIGTCLGPCAAACTREEYLNRVVAAESFLDGFNDEPLIAIQELMESASANQQYELASRARDTMKSLAYATRKLSYLSHARRDYSFVYAATGYDACSIWYLIRSGEIIDVVAAPKDRDQYQCLRPTMQKWALMLKRRHERIRADHPHSVAVVSKWFRKHRGELKQTFQPEAAGRRYHHLAHHRAEAL; translated from the coding sequence CGGAAATGACCTGCTCGCCGGGGTGTTGGTGAGCGACGCTGCTGCCGCAAATGGGCCCGGGAACCGTCCGAAAAAGAAGCCGGCCGCGGCGCCCCCCCCGTCGTTGTCCACCCGACTCGTCGATGGTTTTGGCAGCGACCCCTTGGATCCCTATGGCGATCGACCGTGCGACATGGTCGGTGCGGAGGACTCCGCAACGCTGCAAGCCAAGGTCAAAGGTCAGTGCCCCCCCGTTCCTGGGGTCTACGGGATGTTCGACCGGCACGGCGAATTGATCTACGTTGGCAAAAGTCGTTCGCTGCGGCATCGTTTGATGAGCTACTTTGGCGACGCAGCGTCCAAAGAGAAGAGCGGTCGAATCATCGAGAATTCGCGTGCGATTCAGTGGGAAACCCAACCGAGCGACTTCGCTGCCCAGCTCAGGGAACTCGATTTGATTCGTCGTTGGGCACCTCGATTCAATGTTCAAGGCGTGCCGCAGAGGCAACGAGCCGTTTACCTGTGCTTGGGGCGGAAGCCTGCCGAGACATTCTTCCTCGCCAGCACCCCACCGACTTCCGATTGCGTTGCCGTTGAGGGGCCGTTCTTTGGGCTGGCACGCATGCGAGATGTGATCGACGCGCTCAACAAAACGTTTCAACTTCGTGACTGCAGTCAACAAACGGTCTTTCAATTTCAAGACCAGCTTTCCTTGTTCGACCGGCAGCCCCGCCCGGGTTGTTTGCGTCTGGAAATTGGCACGTGTCTGGGACCGTGTGCGGCCGCCTGCACGCGCGAAGAATACTTGAATCGTGTCGTGGCAGCGGAGAGTTTTCTGGACGGCTTCAACGACGAGCCCTTGATCGCGATTCAGGAGTTGATGGAATCAGCGTCTGCCAATCAGCAGTACGAACTGGCCTCGCGGGCACGCGACACGATGAAGTCACTGGCGTACGCGACTCGCAAGTTGTCTTACCTGTCGCATGCCCGACGTGATTATTCGTTTGTTTACGCGGCGACGGGGTACGACGCTTGTTCGATCTGGTACTTGATTCGATCAGGTGAGATCATTGACGTGGTTGCGGCGCCCAAGGATCGCGACCAGTACCAGTGTTTGCGACCGACGATGCAGAAGTGGGCGTTGATGTTGAAGCGACGGCATGAACGCATCCGCGCCGATCACCCGCACAGCGTCGCGGTGGTTTCCAAGTGGTTTCGCAAGCACCGCGGCGAACTGAAGCAAACGTTCCAGCCGGAAGCTGCCGGCAGACGCTATCACCATCTTGCGCATCATCGTGCGGAGGCACTTTGA